The following are from one region of the Tenacibaculum dicentrarchi genome:
- a CDS encoding PD-(D/E)XK nuclease family protein, which translates to MNRTFFEYLGIADMEKIHSQILQWILSKDNKSLTSNQKNEFISDFLNITNFEVSEIITEYEKIDILIKSQNGVICIENKLKSSQHSNQLNRYKESIQQKYGNINTDFFFLTLIDEKSNNDNWKNISYNQLLNSLQKLKIQNNTDGLILLEYIKTLENFSIIIADFLETPSDFINVFDDGHKTKHQKKEEIKNPKQRFISDNQLETIFQKMYFKKVADLLNLTDYYIVETHGNAILGVPIEKEILIDGKYFNFGFDYQKGTFKTMCISTDYENSKSTDIPSQIPELFEKIKHNQKYGYKRVNKPRTKAQHSLTKNNKNNIGIDIKQFAEIFKIEMNLSKELIQNEIIKNVC; encoded by the coding sequence ATGAATAGAACTTTTTTTGAATATTTAGGAATTGCTGATATGGAAAAAATCCATTCTCAAATACTACAATGGATATTATCAAAAGACAATAAAAGTTTGACTTCAAATCAAAAAAATGAATTTATTTCTGACTTTCTGAATATTACCAACTTTGAAGTTTCTGAAATAATAACAGAATATGAAAAAATAGATATTTTAATAAAATCCCAAAATGGTGTAATCTGTATTGAGAATAAACTTAAATCTTCACAGCATTCAAATCAATTAAATAGATATAAAGAATCTATTCAACAAAAATATGGTAATATAAATACAGACTTTTTCTTTTTAACTTTAATAGATGAAAAATCAAATAATGACAATTGGAAAAACATTAGCTACAATCAATTATTGAATTCACTACAGAAACTTAAAATACAAAATAACACTGACGGACTAATTTTATTGGAGTATATCAAAACACTTGAGAATTTTTCAATTATTATAGCTGACTTTCTTGAAACACCTTCTGATTTCATTAATGTATTTGATGATGGACACAAAACCAAACATCAAAAAAAGGAAGAAATTAAAAACCCAAAACAGCGATTTATAAGTGACAACCAACTTGAAACTATTTTTCAAAAAATGTATTTTAAAAAAGTGGCTGACTTATTAAACTTAACAGATTATTACATCGTAGAAACTCACGGGAATGCCATTTTGGGAGTACCTATAGAAAAAGAGATTTTAATAGACGGTAAATATTTCAATTTTGGTTTCGACTATCAAAAAGGAACATTTAAAACAATGTGTATTTCGACAGATTATGAAAATTCAAAATCAACAGACATTCCTAGTCAAATCCCCGAATTATTTGAAAAAATAAAGCACAATCAAAAGTATGGATATAAGAGAGTAAACAAACCAAGAACTAAAGCTCAACATTCTCTTACAAAGAATAACAAAAACAATATTGGAATAGATATTAAACAATTTGCAGAAATTTTTAAAATCGAAATGAATTTATCAAAAGAATTAATACAGAACGAAATAATAAAAAACGTTTGCTAA